A single Ptiloglossa arizonensis isolate GNS036 chromosome 2, iyPtiAriz1_principal, whole genome shotgun sequence DNA region contains:
- the Asun gene encoding integrator complex subunit 13 asun isoform X2 — MNGTAILGVPTKTPEPGEDYSVIHGLRVAIETLNECSEIQHEKRTSLNENASKLVNRGRVICITSARDNSNMKSLENIFLNELAQENKTALASDHLIPVDYCHLVILNIFPNNIESQVTSQGPREVSPLLTVEVHSIKAPALHSKLSHLILSHYDLASTTVTGIPMKEEQNASSSANYDVEIFHSSAAHSAILKGNPQDSALIKTFRRFEEGSEYETVTLKWCTPRGCSAAEMQNCTAMHRITPVDVNSRPSSCLINFLLNGRSVMLEMARKSGGKTISHLLAAHGGEIFIHTLSTARSVLEDPPSISEGCGGRVTDYRITDFGRLMRNNVLVPLKRSTSSNSEGPAEKMRSRLERHTKYWPITISSTLMFNLKQLIEPLPDLMVKEELTAEEVVQCKQVIFSLLQLEAKHEALPLPSIGGGRGGKGGVRREEHYRLLWGELETFLKHHVNNSAAHSEVLTCLLEVRSKDDKDKVELDQALRELDGFGKEDGTARASVIRATTDSPMSPPPSTSISLGKQLLKGSLYAPKSLLDVWLQRSAPKEKKPDFHGRINSDGLKAKLYPNLKETGREPREPILEG; from the exons ATGAATGGCACAGCCATTTTGGGAGTACCAACAAAGACTCCAGAACCTGGAGAAGATTACTCTGTGATACATGGATTACGGGTGGCTATTGAGACATTGAACGAGTGTTCGGAAATTCAACATGAGAAGAGAACATCGTTAAATGAAAATGCTAGTAAACTTGTTAACAGAGGTAGAGTAATATGTATCACCAGTGCGCGAGATAATAGCAATATGAAGAgcttggaaaatatatttttgaacgaaTTAGCTCAAGAGAATAAAACTGCATTAGCTTCAGATCA TTTAATACCTGTAGATTATTGTCATCTGGTTATACTAAATATTTTTCCTAACAATATCGAGTCACAAGTTACTAGTCAGGGACCTCGAGAG GTTTCGCCACTGTTAACGGTAGAAGTGCATTCAATTAAGGCACCTGCTTTACATTCAAAATTGTCCCACTTAATTTTGTCTCATTACGATCTAGCAAGTACCACAGTAACTGGTATACCGATGAAAGAAGAACAGAATGCTAGTTCCTCTGCAAATTATGATGTTGAGATATTTCATTCATCAGCTGCACATTCTGCAATCCTAAAAG gAAATCCACAAGATTCAGCTTTGATCAAAACATTTAGGAGATTCGAAGAAGGATCAGAGTATGAAACAGTAACTCTGAAATGGTGTACACCACGAGGATGTAGTGCAGCCGAAATGCAAAATTGCACAGCTATGCACAGAATTACACCGGTAGATGTAAATAGTAGACCTTCGTCCTGTTTGATTAATTTCCTTTTAAATGGTAGGTCAGTAATGCTCGAAATGGCCAGAAAAAGTGGCGGGAAGACTATTTCTCATTTACTCGCGGCACATGGTggagaaatttttatacatacGTTATCTACTGCCAGAAGCGTATTGGAGGATCCACCCTCCATTAGTGAAGGTTGCGGTGGACGTGTCACTGATTACAGAATAACC GATTTTGGAAGACTTATGCGAAATAATGTACTTGTACCTTTAAAACGAAGTACAAGCAGTAATAGTGAAGGTCCAGCAGAAAAGATGAGATCGAGATTGGAACGGCACACAAAGTATTGGCCAATCACTATTTCTAGTACTCTTATGTTTAATTTAAAACAG TTAATAGAACCATTGCCGGATTTAATGGTAAAGGAGGAACTCACTGCTGAAGAGGTCGTACAGTGTAAGCAAGTGATCTTTAGTTTGTTGCAATTGGAAGCAAAACACGAAGCCCTACCTTTGCCAAGTATAGGTGGGGGGCGTGGTGGTAAAGGTGGTGTACGTAGAGAAGAACACTATAGACTCTTGTGGGGAGAACTAGaaacgtttctcaaacatcATGTTAATAATTCTGCCGCGCATTCTGAAGTTCTGACTTGTCTTCTTGAAGTACGGAGCAAAGACGATAAGGATAAGGTCGAATTGGACCAGGCATTACGCGAATTGGATGG TTTTGGAAAAGAAGATGGAACCGCTCGGGCGAGTGTAATAAGAGCAACAACCGATTCACCGATGTCACCACCACCTAGCACGTCGATATCCCTTGGAAAGCAACTTCTCAAGGGTAGTCTCTACGCTCCTAAAAGTTTGTTGGACGTTTGGTTACAGCGAAGCGCGCCTAAAGAGAAAAAGCCAGATTTCCATGGAAGAATTAATAGCGATGGTCTCAAAGCAAAGTTGTATCCCAACTTAAAAGAAACTGGCCGAGAGCCCCGTGAACCTATTCTAGAGGGTTGA
- the Asun gene encoding integrator complex subunit 13 asun isoform X1, with protein sequence MYPANHKTIFVLDHTPYFGISTECSLEFDFLKSRGQNLIPLAPVCKSLWTTSVEASLEYCRIVWDLFPAGKLIRFVVTDRAAYVLNSWSPSQQNLNHIMNGTAILGVPTKTPEPGEDYSVIHGLRVAIETLNECSEIQHEKRTSLNENASKLVNRGRVICITSARDNSNMKSLENIFLNELAQENKTALASDHLIPVDYCHLVILNIFPNNIESQVTSQGPREVSPLLTVEVHSIKAPALHSKLSHLILSHYDLASTTVTGIPMKEEQNASSSANYDVEIFHSSAAHSAILKGNPQDSALIKTFRRFEEGSEYETVTLKWCTPRGCSAAEMQNCTAMHRITPVDVNSRPSSCLINFLLNGRSVMLEMARKSGGKTISHLLAAHGGEIFIHTLSTARSVLEDPPSISEGCGGRVTDYRITDFGRLMRNNVLVPLKRSTSSNSEGPAEKMRSRLERHTKYWPITISSTLMFNLKQLIEPLPDLMVKEELTAEEVVQCKQVIFSLLQLEAKHEALPLPSIGGGRGGKGGVRREEHYRLLWGELETFLKHHVNNSAAHSEVLTCLLEVRSKDDKDKVELDQALRELDGFGKEDGTARASVIRATTDSPMSPPPSTSISLGKQLLKGSLYAPKSLLDVWLQRSAPKEKKPDFHGRINSDGLKAKLYPNLKETGREPREPILEG encoded by the exons ATGTATCCAGCAAATCATAAGACTATTTTTGTTTTGGACCATACACCGTACTTTGGTATATCTACCGAATGTTCGTTGGAGTTTGATTTTTTGAAGAGTCGCGGTCAGAATTTAATTCCTTTGGCACCTGTTTGCAAATCTTTGTGGACTACCAGTGTAGAGGCCTCTCTAGAATATTGTCGTATTGTGTGGGACCTTTTTCCAGCTGGAAAATTG ATAAGGTTTGTGGTAACCGATCGTGCAGCATACGTATTAAACTCATGGAGTCCATCGCAGCAAAATTTAAACCAT ATAATGAATGGCACAGCCATTTTGGGAGTACCAACAAAGACTCCAGAACCTGGAGAAGATTACTCTGTGATACATGGATTACGGGTGGCTATTGAGACATTGAACGAGTGTTCGGAAATTCAACATGAGAAGAGAACATCGTTAAATGAAAATGCTAGTAAACTTGTTAACAGAGGTAGAGTAATATGTATCACCAGTGCGCGAGATAATAGCAATATGAAGAgcttggaaaatatatttttgaacgaaTTAGCTCAAGAGAATAAAACTGCATTAGCTTCAGATCA TTTAATACCTGTAGATTATTGTCATCTGGTTATACTAAATATTTTTCCTAACAATATCGAGTCACAAGTTACTAGTCAGGGACCTCGAGAG GTTTCGCCACTGTTAACGGTAGAAGTGCATTCAATTAAGGCACCTGCTTTACATTCAAAATTGTCCCACTTAATTTTGTCTCATTACGATCTAGCAAGTACCACAGTAACTGGTATACCGATGAAAGAAGAACAGAATGCTAGTTCCTCTGCAAATTATGATGTTGAGATATTTCATTCATCAGCTGCACATTCTGCAATCCTAAAAG gAAATCCACAAGATTCAGCTTTGATCAAAACATTTAGGAGATTCGAAGAAGGATCAGAGTATGAAACAGTAACTCTGAAATGGTGTACACCACGAGGATGTAGTGCAGCCGAAATGCAAAATTGCACAGCTATGCACAGAATTACACCGGTAGATGTAAATAGTAGACCTTCGTCCTGTTTGATTAATTTCCTTTTAAATGGTAGGTCAGTAATGCTCGAAATGGCCAGAAAAAGTGGCGGGAAGACTATTTCTCATTTACTCGCGGCACATGGTggagaaatttttatacatacGTTATCTACTGCCAGAAGCGTATTGGAGGATCCACCCTCCATTAGTGAAGGTTGCGGTGGACGTGTCACTGATTACAGAATAACC GATTTTGGAAGACTTATGCGAAATAATGTACTTGTACCTTTAAAACGAAGTACAAGCAGTAATAGTGAAGGTCCAGCAGAAAAGATGAGATCGAGATTGGAACGGCACACAAAGTATTGGCCAATCACTATTTCTAGTACTCTTATGTTTAATTTAAAACAG TTAATAGAACCATTGCCGGATTTAATGGTAAAGGAGGAACTCACTGCTGAAGAGGTCGTACAGTGTAAGCAAGTGATCTTTAGTTTGTTGCAATTGGAAGCAAAACACGAAGCCCTACCTTTGCCAAGTATAGGTGGGGGGCGTGGTGGTAAAGGTGGTGTACGTAGAGAAGAACACTATAGACTCTTGTGGGGAGAACTAGaaacgtttctcaaacatcATGTTAATAATTCTGCCGCGCATTCTGAAGTTCTGACTTGTCTTCTTGAAGTACGGAGCAAAGACGATAAGGATAAGGTCGAATTGGACCAGGCATTACGCGAATTGGATGG TTTTGGAAAAGAAGATGGAACCGCTCGGGCGAGTGTAATAAGAGCAACAACCGATTCACCGATGTCACCACCACCTAGCACGTCGATATCCCTTGGAAAGCAACTTCTCAAGGGTAGTCTCTACGCTCCTAAAAGTTTGTTGGACGTTTGGTTACAGCGAAGCGCGCCTAAAGAGAAAAAGCCAGATTTCCATGGAAGAATTAATAGCGATGGTCTCAAAGCAAAGTTGTATCCCAACTTAAAAGAAACTGGCCGAGAGCCCCGTGAACCTATTCTAGAGGGTTGA